CAATCGGTTTGCGTTGGACCGTTTCCATTAAGGATGTAAACTTATCAAGGCTTTTCCAAATTTCTGCGCTTCTTTGGACATTCTCTGTTTCTAAAAAGTCCTTCAATTCTCTGTTCCAGACTAACACATCTTTTACATATTCATTGTAGCTGCTCATTGATCTCAGATAACCCCTTTTCTATCTAAAGTCATTCTTTACAGAATATGTGCAGAATGGGGGGAACATGTTTAAATAACCGAAAAAAAGAAGCAGGATGAATGCGTTGCTTTCATCCTGCCTCTTTTTGTTTTAGTCATCCAATTGCTGGAATGATTCGAAGAACAAATCTGCCTCTTCCTGCTTATAATCTTCCTCTTTTTCTGCTAATTCAGGAAGTTCCTTTAAGTCCTTTAAACCAAAATGATCTAAAAATTCCTTTGTCGTTCCGTATAAGATTGCCCTGCCTGCACCTTCTGCTCTGCCGACCTCTTTTATTAGCGCTTTTGCAGAAAGGGTATGAAGGGGCCTTTCTGTTTTCACACCGCGGATTTCTTCAATTTCTGCTCTTGTAATCGGCTGCCTGTAAGCAATAATGGCAAGGGTTTCAAGTGCAGCCTGTGATAATGTAGAAGCATGCGGGGATTCAACAAGCTTTTTTAAATAGACTGAATGCTCTTTTTTCGTGGCAAGCTGAAAGGTCCCGGCTATTTCCACAATGGAAATACCTCTATTTTCATCTTTACGATAATCCTCCATCAGCTCTCTTGTTACCTGCTCCGCCTCGAATTGCTCCACATTCAGGACATGGGCCAGCTGCTTAAGTGTCAAGCCTTCATCTCCAGCTGCGAATAATAAACTTTCAATAATACCTTTCCAATTTGTAACCATCAAAATCTTTCCTCTTCCTTTCCAACCACAAATATATCTGCAAAGTTATGCTCTTGTTCCACAAATAACGCCTGGCGCTTCATTAGCTCCAACAGAGCAAGAAAGGTCACAACTATATGGGTTTTATCATGGACAGGAAAAAGCTCTTCAAAATGAGTTCTTCTTCTGCTTTTAATGAAAACAAGAATTTCCTCCATCCTGCTCTCGATTGGAATTTCCTGTCTTGTTATTTTTGTCGATAGGGGCGCCTGCAGCTTTTTCCTGCGCATCAGCTTTTGGAACGCAGCCAGCATATCGTATAAAGACACGTCCAAATCGCTTTTAGCATTTTGATCTGCATCTTGGGTAAAGTCAGATAAATCGCTCGGAGGCTTCGTGAAAATCAACCCTCTCTCCTGCTCCATCTCCTTAAGATCATCCGCTGCTTCTTTAAATTTACGATATTCTACCAGTCTTTCGATTAAGTCTTCTCTTGAATCTTCTTCCGGCTCATACATAAGGTCATCATCAAGAAGCTCTTCATCGTATTTAGGAAGCAGCATCTTGCTTTTAATTGCGAGAAGTGTCGCTGCCATCACTAAAAATTCACTTGCAATATCAAGCTGCAGCTCTGACATTGCATGGATATATTCTAAGTATTGTTCCGTTATTTCCGCGACATTTATATCATATATATCAATTTCTAATTTATTTATTAAATGCAGCAGCAAGTCCAAAGGACCTTCAAAACTGTCAATCTTCACATTATATTGCATTATATCTCACCAAAATCCTAATAAAATAACATCTATATTCCTTATGCTAGTATAAGTATAGATGATTCCATAAAGTTATCCAATAATAAATTATACCATCTTCAAAAGCATATAGGGTAACTGACTTTTCTATCTGCTTGTAAAGGAAGTATAATAGCAAAAGATACTTTTTGTCGGGAAGGAGAAAATAGTGGTGTATCCAGATGAATAT
This DNA window, taken from Niallia sp. Man26, encodes the following:
- the scpB gene encoding SMC-Scp complex subunit ScpB, with the protein product MMVTNWKGIIESLLFAAGDEGLTLKQLAHVLNVEQFEAEQVTRELMEDYRKDENRGISIVEIAGTFQLATKKEHSVYLKKLVESPHASTLSQAALETLAIIAYRQPITRAEIEEIRGVKTERPLHTLSAKALIKEVGRAEGAGRAILYGTTKEFLDHFGLKDLKELPELAEKEEDYKQEEADLFFESFQQLDD
- a CDS encoding segregation/condensation protein A; amino-acid sequence: MQYNVKIDSFEGPLDLLLHLINKLEIDIYDINVAEITEQYLEYIHAMSELQLDIASEFLVMAATLLAIKSKMLLPKYDEELLDDDLMYEPEEDSREDLIERLVEYRKFKEAADDLKEMEQERGLIFTKPPSDLSDFTQDADQNAKSDLDVSLYDMLAAFQKLMRRKKLQAPLSTKITRQEIPIESRMEEILVFIKSRRRTHFEELFPVHDKTHIVVTFLALLELMKRQALFVEQEHNFADIFVVGKEEERF